A window of Chromohalobacter canadensis genomic DNA:
GACAGCGAGGTCCGCGATCGAACCCAACGGGCGTTGCGAGCCTTCGGCTATTACTCACCTCAGATCGAGACGGCGTATCCCGACGGCACGTTCGATGCCGACGCCGTTATCACCATCGACCCTGGGCCTCAGACACACATCACTCAGCTCGACATGGGTATCGATGGCGAGGCCCACGAGGATAGCGCCTTTCAGAGCGCACTCGATCAGGTGGCGCTCAAGGAAGGCGATGCATTACGCCATGACCGTTATGAAAGCGCTAAGAGCCGCTTTTCCACATTGGCGCTCGAACGTGGCTATTTCGATGCCGGCTTTACTCAGCGACGGATGGAAGTGCGCCCCTGGGAGGCCAGTGCCCGTATTTTCCTGAGGATGGATAGCGGGCCGCGTTATCATTTCGGCAACATTCGTTTTTCGGGAAGCCAGATCGAAGAGGCCCGCCTGCGCCGCATGCTGCCGTTTGAAGACGGCGATCCTTATCTGGCCGGACAACTGGCCGAGTACAACCAACGTCTGGGCGAAACCGACTGGTTTCGTGGCATCGCTGTGCGCCCACGCATCGACAGCGGCGGGCGTGGCGCGAATAGCGGACAATGGTGGCAAGAAGCCACCGGGCGCAGGCCCCCTTTAACGAGTGGCCCAGGCCTTGCCGCCGTGCGCCAACTCCATGGCCAGCAGCGCACCGACGTACCGGTCGACGTCGATGTCATTCCCGCCGACCGCCATAAGTTCGAAACCGGGATCGGCTATGCCACCGATGTGGGGCCACGCGTTCAATTCAGTTGGGACATGCCCTGGCTCAATGAGCGTGGGCACAGTCTCTCGAATGCCTTGTACCTCTCGGGGCCAGAGCAGCGCTTCGACGGTGAGTATCTGATGCCACTGGCCAACCCACTGCGCGATAGCTACCGCCTTGGCTATGGTCTACGTAAACTCGACAACGAGGACACGCAGAGCCTAGAGAGTTCGGTCGAGCTGGCACGGCGCTGGAAATTCGACAACGACTGGGTGCAAGAACTCTATTTTCGTACCACGTACGAGGATTTCACCCAGGCGGACCAGGACGAACAAGTCCTGCTGCTTTATCCAGGCATCAGCTGGACCCGTACTCGCACGCGGCAACCCAATTTCCCCATGTGGGGCGATCGGCAGCGACTGGCGTTGGAGGTTTCCGACCCCAAGTGGGGGTCTGACGCGCGCTTCTTGCGTACCACGTTCGACTCGCAATGGATTCGCACACTGGGGCAGGACAATCGCTTCGTCGGCCGCGTCGGCGGTGGCGCCATGGCCACCGATACCTTCGACAAGATTCCTCCGTCACTGCGTTTCTTCGCCGGTGGCGACCAGAGTGTGCGCGGCTACAGCTACGAGAGCTTATCGCCGGAGAACGACGACGGCGAACTGCTCGGTGGCCAGCACATGTTGACCGCCAGCGCCGAGTACCAGCGTCGGGTCACCGGCAACTGGTGGGGGGCAACCTTCATCGATACCGGCAACGCCTTCAATGAATGGTGGCCCGAGGAACTCAAGACCGGTGCCGGTATCGGTGTGCGGTGGATCTCGCCCGTGGGGCCCGTACGTTTCGATATCGCCCATCCTTTCGATAATGAGGAGGACGCGTGGCGTCTGCACTTCGCCATCGGACCGGAATTCTGATCCGTGCACTGATTTACGTACCACTGTGGCTCTTGGGACTGGTGTTGTTGTTGCTCGGGGTGGCGTTGTCGCCCTGGGGAACCGCATGGCTGGCCGATCAAGGCCAGTCACGCGGCTGGTATGAGGTCGAGGAGGTAAAGGGAGCGCCGCTGGACACGCTGACGTTACGTGGCCTGCATCTCGATGTCGGCCCTCTTACCCTCGATGTCGAGCGCTTGCACCTGAGCTGGGCCGACGATTGTCTGCTGGACGGCAAACTCTGTCTTCAGGGGCTGCAAGTCGAGGGCGCACACATTGTGTTGGCGTCCGGCAATGCGAGTGACGATTCCCAGTCTGATGCATCGTCCGGGGGGGGAATGCCCGCACTCTGGTTTCCGTTTCCCATCGAGATACGCGCGCTCGGACTCGAGGACGTACGCGTCGACCTGGCAGATGGTACGCAACTGCAATGGGATGACTTCACCACCGGTGCGCGCGTTTCCGGCAACGACCTTACATTACTGCCAACCCGCCTGGAGGGGACGCAACTCTACCTGCCGATGAGCGAAGGGCAGCGTCTGACCCAAGGGGTGGCATCGCCGGCCATTCCTGCAGGTACTATCGATGCGGCCTCACAGGCGGCGGGGGACAGCTCTGCCGAGGAATCCGCAACCGATGAAGCGCCTGTGGCTGAGAGCGAGGCATCCGATAACGACGCCGAACGCCGCTTGGCGTTGCCCGAGATCGAATTGCCACTCGATATTCGAGCCCCGAGCCTGGTGGTCGACGACTTTCAGTTGCGTGGCGCGACATCCTATAACCTGACGCAGGCGACGCTGTCGCTATCCACCCAAGGCAGCGATGTCGCCATTCATCGGCTAAACGTTCGCAGCGATGACGGTGAGGCGGAACTTGCCTTGCAGGCAACACTAACCGGCGATTATCCCCTCCACGGCCGCCTGGAAACGCATATCGCACGAGCTCCGTTGGCCGGTCAGCGGGCATCATTGACGCTGGACGGCTCCCTGGCCGATCTGGCGCTCGACCTCGACGCCAGTGGTCCCGTCACGGCCACGCTGACGGGCAAGGTGGATGCGTTGGCACCAACCTTGCCATTCGGTCTGTCGCTCGATGCCAGTGACATCACTTGGCCACTGGCGGGCACGCTCACCGCGCCTGAACTTGCTGCGGGAGGGCGTCTGGATGCCGCCGCAGTGTCGGCATCACAACACGTAGGCGCAGGCAAGGCCGCCTATCGACTCGACACGCTCGACCTCGACGCCGATGGCTCCCTGGAGGATTATCGAGTCGCACTCGACTTGACGGCACGCGGGGACGGTCTTCCCGAAAGCCGCCTGACGCTCGATGGCCGTGGCGACGCCTCACACTTCGCCTGGTTGCCGCTCACGCTCAAGGCCGAGGGCGGTACCTTGAGCGGTCGTGGCCAAGTGGATTGGGCCTCGGCGCTAACGGTGGAAAGCGACCTCCAACTCGACAAGCTCCCCATTGGCGCCTTCACCGAGGCCGTGGACGGAACCCTCAATGGTCAGGCACGCGTCAGCTTCGATATGCAGCCTCAAGGCTGGCGACTGCGCATACCACAGCTGGCCATCGACGGCACCTTGCAAGATAGGGCCTTGCGCTTGAACGCCAAGCTCAGTGGCAATAGCCAGATGCAATGGGCAATCGATCAGCTCGACCTTCGCCAAGGCGATAACCGCATCACCGCGGAAGGCACTATCGGACAGCGTCTGGACCTGCGCAGTCGTATCGAGGCACCGCGACTCTCGACGCTGTGGCCCGGGCTCGGTGGCGCCTTGCAGGGTGATCTCGACGCCCAAGGCTCCCTCGAGTCGCCACGTCTCGATCTTGACATGACCGGCGAGGCGCTGCGCTACCAGACGCAACAACTCGAGTCCCTGTCACTAAAGGCGCATAGCGAAGGGATCGACGACCCGCGCGTGGAGGCCAATGTGTCTATCGAAGGGCTCGAGGCCGGTGGTCAACGTGTCGACGCTCTGAGCGTCGCGCTGGCAGGGCGCCTCTCCCAGCACACACTGGAGCTCGACACTCAACTGGGAAGCGGCCTGCCGCTCTCGCGGGCGAACCTCATCCTCGACGGTCAGTACGATGCAGACGCTCAGCGCTATCGTGGGTCGCTGGCGCCGCTCGAGCTTGCGACCGAATACGGCGATATCACGCTCGATGACGCCCTGGACTTCGATGCCGATGTCGCCACCCAGCGCGTGACGCTCGCGCCGTTCTGCCTGGTGCGCCAGCAAGGAGGCGAAGCGTGTCTCGTCGACCAGGCGCGGCTTTCCGCCGATACCGGCGACGCTGCACTGGCTTTGCGCGACATTCCCATGGACCTGCTTGCCGACACACTGCCGTCGG
This region includes:
- the tamB gene encoding autotransporter assembly complex protein TamB; its protein translation is MASALRHRTGILIRALIYVPLWLLGLVLLLLGVALSPWGTAWLADQGQSRGWYEVEEVKGAPLDTLTLRGLHLDVGPLTLDVERLHLSWADDCLLDGKLCLQGLQVEGAHIVLASGNASDDSQSDASSGGGMPALWFPFPIEIRALGLEDVRVDLADGTQLQWDDFTTGARVSGNDLTLLPTRLEGTQLYLPMSEGQRLTQGVASPAIPAGTIDAASQAAGDSSAEESATDEAPVAESEASDNDAERRLALPEIELPLDIRAPSLVVDDFQLRGATSYNLTQATLSLSTQGSDVAIHRLNVRSDDGEAELALQATLTGDYPLHGRLETHIARAPLAGQRASLTLDGSLADLALDLDASGPVTATLTGKVDALAPTLPFGLSLDASDITWPLAGTLTAPELAAGGRLDAAAVSASQHVGAGKAAYRLDTLDLDADGSLEDYRVALDLTARGDGLPESRLTLDGRGDASHFAWLPLTLKAEGGTLSGRGQVDWASALTVESDLQLDKLPIGAFTEAVDGTLNGQARVSFDMQPQGWRLRIPQLAIDGTLQDRALRLNAKLSGNSQMQWAIDQLDLRQGDNRITAEGTIGQRLDLRSRIEAPRLSTLWPGLGGALQGDLDAQGSLESPRLDLDMTGEALRYQTQQLESLSLKAHSEGIDDPRVEANVSIEGLEAGGQRVDALSVALAGRLSQHTLELDTQLGSGLPLSRANLILDGQYDADAQRYRGSLAPLELATEYGDITLDDALDFDADVATQRVTLAPFCLVRQQGGEACLVDQARLSADTGDAALALRDIPMDLLADTLPSGWRVDGKTQGEANLSWQQAGQQWHAEGQIDSQLDVTGEDARGNPWELPDSRLAATFDATPSRADTRLTLDQGDTGQLALSLGIDDPLGEAALEGRLQVNDIAFAPYRALVEGLSDLEGALAGDVTFAGTLRQPSLDGELTAKGVKARGPAIPVAIRDARLGIDFAGQRADLDGFVAGETGRLNLEGEAGWQDPSAWQARLGIEGQDDPLQVSLPDFGRLRVAPDLRVDATPDRLRVRGDVDVPWARLEVGKIPPSAVAPSSDEVIITREEDAAQQEAAASGEQSEATAQALSEAGMALDISIMLHLGPDMSLEAYGLETQLAGQLEVRQGSGPVQLFGDVNLVDGSYTAFGQDLVIRQGQILFSGPASQPRLQFEAIRNPDTIEDDVTAGLRVTGRAENPQLSIFSEPAMSESRALSYLLRGRAPGDDGGDGALTSALIGLSLSQSGRAVGQLGQAFGVDDLSLDTSGSGEDSQVVVSGYVFDDLKVGYGVGIFSPIAELTLRYRLIQNLYLEAVSGAAQALDLIYTFSLGRSSASP
- the tamA gene encoding autotransporter assembly complex protein TamA, giving the protein MRHSMTRRILWGAALSVVTSSAHALDASVEGLEGPAADNVVTFLRAVDTQDISEERLDSEVRDRTQRALRAFGYYSPQIETAYPDGTFDADAVITIDPGPQTHITQLDMGIDGEAHEDSAFQSALDQVALKEGDALRHDRYESAKSRFSTLALERGYFDAGFTQRRMEVRPWEASARIFLRMDSGPRYHFGNIRFSGSQIEEARLRRMLPFEDGDPYLAGQLAEYNQRLGETDWFRGIAVRPRIDSGGRGANSGQWWQEATGRRPPLTSGPGLAAVRQLHGQQRTDVPVDVDVIPADRHKFETGIGYATDVGPRVQFSWDMPWLNERGHSLSNALYLSGPEQRFDGEYLMPLANPLRDSYRLGYGLRKLDNEDTQSLESSVELARRWKFDNDWVQELYFRTTYEDFTQADQDEQVLLLYPGISWTRTRTRQPNFPMWGDRQRLALEVSDPKWGSDARFLRTTFDSQWIRTLGQDNRFVGRVGGGAMATDTFDKIPPSLRFFAGGDQSVRGYSYESLSPENDDGELLGGQHMLTASAEYQRRVTGNWWGATFIDTGNAFNEWWPEELKTGAGIGVRWISPVGPVRFDIAHPFDNEEDAWRLHFAIGPEF